The Pyrobaculum sp. 3827-6 genome has a segment encoding these proteins:
- a CDS encoding MFS transporter gives MSLRFVVTASTIGTLIEWYDFFAYASISPYIAAKFFPKGDPAAAIILTWLVFATGFVVRPLGAAVFGHLGDRVGRKTTFLATLLLMGTSTFLIGLLPTYDQVGILAPILLAALRILQGVALGGEFGGAVTYVLEHAPQDRRAFYAGFLSATPPLGLGLSSLTLVATAFTLPKADFEAWGWRVPFLVSIVLTLFGFWLRVRLAETPLFEKIKAEGNISRIPIVEAFAKHPLYMLVGIAVAAGHAVMAYTATGYIFPYLTNALKWNPVDANMAVGAASIAQLPFYILNAYMADKVGRRRIYMAGLVMGLAVFYPIYYALAGVRSVALASLLIFVLILTTAFTFSVLGTALAELFPTRVRYTGMSLAFNIGIGLFGGFTPSIVQTLGVVFNNPLAGVLLYTYAVVAVALVVALKWLPETAQRQLA, from the coding sequence ATGTCTCTAAGGTTTGTAGTCACGGCCTCTACAATCGGCACGTTGATTGAATGGTATGATTTTTTTGCCTACGCCTCGATTTCCCCCTACATCGCGGCCAAGTTTTTCCCGAAGGGGGACCCAGCCGCCGCCATTATCCTCACTTGGCTGGTGTTCGCAACGGGATTTGTCGTGAGGCCCCTCGGCGCCGCTGTTTTTGGACATCTCGGCGACCGCGTGGGGAGGAAAACCACGTTTCTCGCCACCCTCCTACTCATGGGCACCTCAACTTTCCTCATAGGCCTCCTCCCGACGTACGATCAGGTTGGTATACTGGCCCCAATCCTCCTGGCGGCGCTACGTATATTGCAAGGCGTTGCGCTTGGGGGCGAGTTCGGAGGCGCCGTGACCTACGTGCTGGAACATGCGCCGCAGGACAGGAGGGCTTTCTACGCCGGCTTCCTCTCTGCGACGCCGCCGCTCGGCCTCGGCCTCTCCTCCCTCACCCTCGTGGCCACAGCCTTTACTCTGCCCAAGGCCGACTTCGAGGCGTGGGGCTGGAGAGTGCCCTTCCTAGTCTCCATCGTGCTCACCCTTTTCGGCTTCTGGCTTAGGGTTAGGCTCGCCGAGACCCCCCTATTCGAGAAGATCAAGGCAGAGGGCAACATCTCCAGGATACCCATCGTTGAGGCCTTTGCGAAGCACCCTCTCTACATGTTGGTGGGCATAGCCGTGGCGGCCGGCCACGCAGTCATGGCCTACACCGCCACCGGCTACATATTCCCCTACCTCACAAACGCCCTTAAGTGGAACCCCGTGGATGCAAACATGGCAGTGGGCGCCGCCTCCATCGCCCAGCTACCTTTCTATATATTAAACGCCTACATGGCGGATAAGGTGGGGAGGAGGCGGATATACATGGCGGGGCTCGTCATGGGGCTCGCCGTGTTCTATCCAATCTACTACGCCCTGGCGGGTGTCAGAAGCGTGGCGCTGGCCTCCCTCTTGATATTTGTCCTTATCCTCACCACCGCCTTCACCTTCAGCGTACTGGGGACCGCCCTGGCGGAGCTCTTCCCGACGAGGGTGCGCTACACCGGCATGTCGCTGGCGTTTAACATCGGGATTGGCCTATTCGGCGGCTTCACCCCCTCCATCGTCCAGACCCTCGGCGTCGTGTTTAACAACCCGCTGGCCGGGGTCTTGCTGTATACCTACGCCGTAGTGGCGGTGGCGTTGGTAGTGGCGCTTAAGTGGCTACCTGAAACCGCCCAGCGCCAGCTCGCCTAG
- a CDS encoding PaREP1 family protein, translating into MEIPLFLLEKARRQGLDLVDLISKALSLDPNSRAAAHLELAERFLNEGRGLVEKDPVQASEKLYKAAEEAVKALATALGLGEAERASEYGRWTAQLLFQAVDSASRVVGEEVRLWWRVARVLHVEGFHEARLSSQQVSRDLPYIEKLVNLAKQVKKQSLE; encoded by the coding sequence GTGGAGATTCCGCTTTTTCTTCTGGAAAAAGCGAGGAGACAAGGCCTTGATTTAGTAGACCTTATCTCAAAAGCGCTGTCTCTTGACCCAAATAGCCGCGCGGCGGCACATCTAGAGCTAGCAGAGAGGTTCCTTAACGAGGGGAGGGGGCTCGTTGAAAAAGATCCCGTGCAAGCAAGCGAAAAACTGTACAAGGCGGCTGAGGAGGCTGTAAAGGCGCTGGCTACTGCGCTGGGGCTCGGGGAGGCCGAGAGAGCGAGTGAATACGGCCGCTGGACCGCCCAGTTGCTTTTCCAAGCAGTCGACTCGGCGTCTAGGGTAGTGGGCGAAGAGGTGAGGCTTTGGTGGCGGGTGGCTCGGGTTCTCCACGTAGAGGGGTTCCACGAAGCGAGGCTTAGTAGCCAGCAGGTAAGCCGCGATCTACCATACATAGAGAAACTTGTCAATCTAGCTAAGCAGGTGAAGAAGCAGAGCCTCGAATGA